In Jaculus jaculus isolate mJacJac1 chromosome 11, mJacJac1.mat.Y.cur, whole genome shotgun sequence, the following proteins share a genomic window:
- the Pdcl2 gene encoding phosducin-like protein 2 produces MVLRLQKEAMVKPYEKMTLAQLKEGEDEFDEEDIKALETYREKRLQEWKALIKKQKFGELREISGNQYVNEVTNAEKDLWVIIHLYRTSIPMCLLVNQHLSLLARKFPETKFVKAIVNSCIQHYHDNCLPTIFVYKNGQIEGQFIGVIECGGINLKLEELEWKLSEVGAIQTDLEENPKKGIPDVMISSIRNTSIHDSDSSNSDNETK; encoded by the exons TTAAACCATATGAAAAGATGACCCTGGCGCAGCTGAAAGAAGGTGAAGACGAATTTGATGAGGAAGACATCAAAGCTCTTGAGACATATAG agaaaagCGGTTACAAGAGTGGAAAGCACttataaagaaacaaaagtttgGAGAATTAAGAGAAATTTCTGGAAATCAGTATGTGAATGAAGTCACCAATGCAGAAAAAGATTTGTGGGTTATAATTCATCTGTACAGAACAAG caTCCCAATGTGTTTGCTGGTTAACCAACATCTTAGTCTCCTAGCAAGAAAGTTTCCGGAAACGAAATTTGTTAAAGCCATCGTGAATAGCTGCATTCAACACTACCATGACAATTGTTTACCAacaatttttgtttataaaaatggTCAGATAGAAGGGCAATTCATTGGAGTTATAGAATGTGGCGGGATAAATCTCAAACTAGAAG AACTTGAATGGAAGCTATCAGAAGTTGGAGCCATACAGACTGATTTGGAGGAGAACCCTAAAAAAGGCATTCCAGATGTGATGATCTCCTCAATTAGAAACACTTCGATCCACGACAGTGATAGCTCCAACAGTGACAATGAGACCAAATAG